From bacterium, a single genomic window includes:
- a CDS encoding sigma-54 dependent transcriptional regulator yields the protein VKPIDFGALWVKLGNAIESRKAFRTIAQFEQEVAREHGFDRLTCRSDIMKAIVLQLKQLSESDATVLITGESGVGKELAATSIHYNGPRKLKPFVAVSCAAMPETLIENELFGHEKGSFTDAVEMQHGKFEHANGGTVFLDEIGDLSQGLQTKLLRVLQERSFQRIGGVKEISVDVRVIAATNKDLEAAVERKEFRSDLFYRLSVLPIHIPALRERMEDVIPLAQHFLKIFSLKVGKPFTGFSKDAEDMLMSYAWPGNVRELQNAIERAAVFGRPPEIKASNLSLGVLETQTRSGPGRMKAGSLEELEAKHIETMLRKFEWNISKTAEVLGIGRDTLYRKIKQYGIKQNP from the coding sequence TGGTCAAGCCGATAGATTTCGGCGCGCTGTGGGTGAAGCTGGGAAATGCGATAGAGTCGAGAAAGGCCTTCAGGACCATAGCGCAGTTCGAGCAGGAGGTGGCCAGGGAACACGGGTTCGATCGATTGACGTGCAGGAGCGATATCATGAAGGCGATCGTGCTTCAGTTGAAGCAGCTGTCGGAGAGCGACGCCACGGTGCTCATCACCGGCGAGAGCGGAGTGGGCAAGGAGCTTGCGGCGACGTCGATCCACTACAACGGCCCGCGCAAGCTGAAGCCCTTCGTTGCCGTCAGCTGCGCCGCGATGCCGGAGACCCTGATAGAGAACGAGCTCTTCGGTCACGAGAAGGGCTCGTTCACCGACGCCGTGGAGATGCAGCACGGAAAGTTCGAGCACGCGAATGGGGGCACGGTATTCCTCGACGAGATAGGCGATCTTTCGCAGGGCCTGCAGACGAAGCTCCTGCGGGTGCTGCAGGAGAGGTCATTTCAAAGGATCGGTGGCGTGAAGGAGATAAGCGTGGACGTGCGCGTGATCGCGGCCACGAACAAGGATCTGGAAGCTGCGGTTGAGAGGAAGGAGTTCCGGTCGGATCTGTTCTACAGGCTCTCGGTGCTGCCCATACACATACCGGCGCTCAGGGAGAGGATGGAGGACGTGATCCCGCTGGCTCAACACTTCCTGAAGATTTTTTCGCTCAAGGTGGGCAAGCCCTTCACCGGGTTTTCAAAGGACGCGGAGGATATGCTCATGTCCTATGCATGGCCCGGGAACGTCCGCGAGCTGCAGAACGCTATAGAGAGGGCCGCGGTCTTCGGCCGGCCGCCCGAGATAAAGGCGTCGAACTTATCCCTGGGAGTGCTGGAGACCCAGACGCGCTCCGGCCCCGGGCGGATGAAGGCCGGGTCGCTCGAAGAGCTGGAGGCGAAGCATATCGAGACCATGCTGCGGAAATTCGAGTGGAACATCTCAAAAACTGCGGAAGTTCTCGGCATCGGCCGCGACACCCTCTATCGCAAGATCAAGCAATACGGAATAAAACAGAACCCGTGA